The sequence below is a genomic window from bacterium.
AAGCCCAACAAACAAGTGCTCAAAGATATATATCTTTCTTTTTTTTACGGCGCCAAAATCGGCGTACTCGGTCTCAACGGCGCAGGTAAATCTACGCTGCTTCGTATCATCGCAGGAACCGACAAGGATTACCTCGGTGAAATCACAGCACAGAAAGGCATCCCCTTCGGTTATTTGCCGCAGGAACCGGAACTTGATCCGAACAAAACGGTAAAAGAAATTGTCCAAGAAGCGGTTGCCGATACGGTAGCTTTGGTGCGTGAATACGAAAAAATAGCCGAACAAATGGCGGATCCCAATGCGGATTTTGATACACTTTTAGAAAAACAAGGTAAACTGCAGGAAGAAATCGAGCATAAAAACGCATGGGATCTTGACAGCCGCCTTGAAATGGCTATGGACGCGCTGCGTTGTCCGGAAAGCGACACACCCGTCAAGGTTCTGTCCGGTGGCGAACGTCGCCGCGTCGCCTTGTGCCGCCTGCTTCTGCAGGAACCCGATGTGCTCTTGCTGGATGAACCGACCAACCACCTCGACGCCGAATCCGTGTATTGGCTGGAACAACATTTAGCTCAATACAAAGGCACTGTCATTGCTGTCACCCACGATCGTTATTTCCTCGATAATGTCGCCGGTTGGATACTCGAACTCGATCGCGGCGAAGGTATTCCTTTCGAAGGCAATTATACCTCGTGGCTTGAACAGAAAAAGAAGCGCCTTGAAGTCGAAGAAAAGCAGGAATCCAAACGCCAAAAAGCTTTGGCTGAAGAGTTGGAGTGGGTGCGAATGAATCCCAAAGGTCGCCACGCCAAAAGTAAAGCACGTATTTCGGCGTATGAAAAAATGGTCAATGAACAGAATGAAAAGCGTAACGAAGAAATGGAAATTTTCATTCCACCCGGACCGCGCCTCGGCAATGTCGTCATCGAAGCAAACGGCGTTGGCAAATCCTACGATGATCATTTGCTTTATGAAAACATGAACTTTTCGCTGCCACCCGGCGGTATCATCGGCGTGATCGGACCCAACGGTGCGGGTAAAACCACATTATTCCGTATGATTACCGGTGGAGAAAAACCTGACGCCGGCTCGATTCGAATCGGCGAAACCGTCAAACTGGGGTATGTAGATCAAAATCGTCCACTGGATCCCAATAAATCGATTTGGGAAGAAATCAGCGGCGGCGAAGAAACGCTGATGCTGGGTACCCGTGAAGTCAATTCGCGTGCCTATGTAGCGCGATTTAACTTTAGCGGTTCGGACCAACAGAAAAAAGTCAGCATGTTATCCGGCGGCGAGCGCAACCGCGTTCACCTTGCCAAGATGCTCAAAGAAGGCGCCAATGTACTGCTACTTGACGAACCTACAAACGATCTGGATGTCAATACACTGCGCGCACTGGAAGAAGCGCTTCTGGAATTTGCCGGATGTGCCGTGGTGATTTCCCACGACCGTTGGTTTCTTGATCGTGTAGCGACGCATATCTTAGCATTCGAAGGCGACAGCCAGGTAGTTTGGTTTGACGGAAATTTTTCGCAATATCACGAAAACTTCAAACAGCGCATGGGTATCGACGCCGATCGCCCGCACCGTATCAAGTATAAACCGCTAATGCGCGGATAATATCAGAATTTAAGATTACATAGAATGTTTGAGCCCCGTTTGAAATTCAGATGGGGCTTTTTTTTCTTGCCTTGGCGTTTAGATTCGCTTATACTAAAG
It includes:
- the ettA gene encoding energy-dependent translational throttle protein EttA — encoded protein: MSDNKIIFSMVGVGKVHKPNKQVLKDIYLSFFYGAKIGVLGLNGAGKSTLLRIIAGTDKDYLGEITAQKGIPFGYLPQEPELDPNKTVKEIVQEAVADTVALVREYEKIAEQMADPNADFDTLLEKQGKLQEEIEHKNAWDLDSRLEMAMDALRCPESDTPVKVLSGGERRRVALCRLLLQEPDVLLLDEPTNHLDAESVYWLEQHLAQYKGTVIAVTHDRYFLDNVAGWILELDRGEGIPFEGNYTSWLEQKKKRLEVEEKQESKRQKALAEELEWVRMNPKGRHAKSKARISAYEKMVNEQNEKRNEEMEIFIPPGPRLGNVVIEANGVGKSYDDHLLYENMNFSLPPGGIIGVIGPNGAGKTTLFRMITGGEKPDAGSIRIGETVKLGYVDQNRPLDPNKSIWEEISGGEETLMLGTREVNSRAYVARFNFSGSDQQKKVSMLSGGERNRVHLAKMLKEGANVLLLDEPTNDLDVNTLRALEEALLEFAGCAVVISHDRWFLDRVATHILAFEGDSQVVWFDGNFSQYHENFKQRMGIDADRPHRIKYKPLMRG